One genomic segment of Paenibacillus sp. FSL H8-0332 includes these proteins:
- a CDS encoding YitT family protein: MQKINSRNKPPLIPLNGPLRHTVDIVLILIGSLITGLAFNLFFLPNRIASGGVSGLSVLAEAWFGAEPAFTQWALNIPLFILGVIFLGKQYGIRSLLGSFVLPLFIFLTKDGPVPTTNPLLASIYGGIGVGLGLGLVFRGRGSTGGLTIAAQIIQKLTGFSFSLSVVLLDGTVITLAAFVLGMEQAMYALIGLFVTGRVINALEVGFSTTKVAYIISDHTEDISQAILNDLDRGLTKLNAQGGYTGDNRTVLMVVVGQNEITRLKAIVRSVDPGAFVIITEAHEVLGEGFKREA; encoded by the coding sequence ATGCAAAAAATCAATTCACGCAACAAACCTCCGCTCATCCCCTTGAACGGGCCGCTGCGTCATACGGTGGACATTGTGCTAATTCTGATCGGCTCGCTGATCACAGGGCTGGCGTTCAACCTGTTTTTCCTCCCGAACCGGATTGCATCCGGCGGGGTGTCGGGGCTGTCGGTACTGGCTGAGGCCTGGTTTGGGGCAGAGCCTGCTTTTACCCAGTGGGCGCTTAATATTCCGCTCTTCATTCTCGGCGTGATCTTCCTCGGCAAACAGTACGGCATCCGCTCTCTGCTGGGCAGTTTTGTGCTGCCGCTGTTTATCTTCCTGACGAAGGACGGGCCTGTGCCGACCACGAATCCGCTCCTGGCCTCTATTTATGGAGGAATTGGTGTAGGTCTCGGCCTGGGCCTCGTCTTCCGGGGGCGCGGCTCTACAGGCGGACTGACCATTGCAGCTCAGATTATTCAAAAGCTAACCGGCTTCAGCTTCTCGCTGTCTGTCGTGCTGCTGGATGGTACGGTGATTACCTTGGCGGCTTTTGTGCTGGGGATGGAGCAGGCGATGTACGCACTGATCGGGCTGTTCGTCACCGGCAGGGTGATCAACGCGCTGGAGGTGGGCTTCAGCACCACGAAGGTAGCGTATATCATCTCGGATCACACAGAGGACATCTCGCAGGCGATTCTGAATGATCTGGACCGCGGGCTGACCAAGCTCAATGCGCAAGGCGGCTATACCGGTGACAACCGTACGGTGCTGATGGTCGTAGTAGGCCAGAATGAAATTACCAGGCTGAAGGCGATTGTCCGCTCGGTGGACCCGGGGGCATTTGTGATTATTACGGAGGCTCATGAAGTGCTGGGCGAAGGGTTCAAAAGAGAAGCGTAG
- the argF gene encoding ornithine carbamoyltransferase produces MSHGTPGVTDKISAQLKGRDLLELNDYSPEEITYLIDLAIELKRKQKNGEVYQPLLGKTIGLIFEKSSTRTRVSFEVGMYQLGGHALFLSKNDIQLGRGETVGDTAQVMSRYLDGIMIRTFGHDKVEDLARYASVPVINGLSDLAHPCQVLADYQTVYEHKGKLKGLKLAYIGDGNNMAHSLLIGGAKLGVHVSISGPEGYEPDEAVVAEAREIAKETGSVITVTRSPQEAVQDADVIYTDVWASMGFEAEQLAREAAFKDYQVNEELVKGAKSDYLFLHCLPAHREEEVSTGVIDGPNSVIFDQAENRLHAQKALMAALMG; encoded by the coding sequence ATGAGTCACGGTACACCAGGCGTTACAGACAAGATTTCCGCACAGCTCAAAGGCCGTGATTTATTGGAGCTGAATGATTACAGCCCGGAGGAAATCACGTATTTGATTGACCTCGCGATTGAGCTGAAGCGCAAGCAGAAGAATGGTGAGGTCTACCAGCCGCTGCTGGGGAAGACGATCGGCCTTATTTTTGAGAAATCCTCTACCCGTACACGCGTGTCATTTGAAGTAGGGATGTATCAGCTTGGCGGTCATGCGCTGTTCCTCAGCAAAAATGACATCCAGCTCGGACGTGGCGAGACGGTTGGTGATACGGCCCAGGTCATGTCGCGTTATCTGGACGGTATCATGATCCGTACGTTCGGCCATGATAAAGTGGAAGATTTGGCCCGGTATGCCTCAGTGCCTGTAATCAACGGCCTCAGCGATCTTGCGCATCCCTGCCAGGTGCTGGCGGACTACCAGACCGTATACGAGCACAAGGGCAAGCTGAAGGGCCTGAAGCTGGCATACATCGGCGACGGCAATAATATGGCCCATTCTCTGCTGATCGGCGGCGCGAAGCTGGGTGTGCATGTCTCTATCTCCGGACCTGAGGGCTATGAGCCGGACGAGGCTGTCGTGGCCGAGGCGCGTGAGATCGCCAAGGAGACAGGCTCGGTCATCACGGTGACCCGCAGCCCGCAGGAGGCCGTACAGGACGCTGATGTGATCTATACAGATGTCTGGGCGAGCATGGGCTTCGAGGCCGAGCAGCTGGCGCGTGAAGCAGCGTTCAAGGACTATCAGGTCAACGAAGAGCTGGTGAAAGGCGCGAAGAGTGATTATCTGTTCCTGCACTGCCTGCCGGCCCACCGTGAGGAAGAGGTCAGCACCGGCGTTATCGACGGCCCGAACTCCGTGATCTTCGATCAGGCGGAGAACCGCCTGCATGCGCAGAAGGCGCTTATGGCGGCTTTGATGGGCTAG
- a CDS encoding aspartate aminotransferase family protein — protein MSELTQTDKNSLTEAPQGRSAETQGQEAASAPAKLSAIFPSYARYDLSLVKGKGSWVWDDQGNKYLDFMCGLAVTSLGHAPEKVGAKLKEQIDTLWHVSNLFHIPGQERVATLLTENSCADQVFFCNSGAEANEAAIKLARRYHQKVQGVDRYEVITFEQSFHGRTLATLTATGQAKVKEGFLPLPAGFKTVPLHDLEALKAAITEHTAAIMLEMVLAEGGVLEVQQEFLDGVVALCKEHGLLLIVDEVQTGMGRTGKLFAHQHYGIEPDIFTLAKGVASGFPAGVMLGKGYLREAFSPGSHASTFGGTPLAAAVMEATIETMLEDKLPERAAEMGEYLSGQLRAKLADTSFVKEIRGKGLLIGIECQEPVAEIVLAGQKRGLLFVQAGPDVIRLLPNLYVSTAEIDQAVDILSELIHTYANKVSGEANS, from the coding sequence ATGAGTGAGCTTACGCAAACGGACAAGAATTCTTTGACAGAGGCGCCGCAGGGACGTTCAGCGGAAACGCAGGGACAGGAGGCTGCTTCTGCTCCGGCCAAGCTGAGTGCGATATTCCCGTCTTACGCCAGATATGATCTCAGTCTGGTCAAGGGCAAAGGCAGCTGGGTCTGGGACGATCAGGGCAACAAGTACCTGGACTTCATGTGCGGACTTGCGGTAACGAGCCTGGGCCATGCGCCGGAGAAGGTCGGTGCGAAGCTAAAGGAGCAGATTGATACACTGTGGCATGTCTCGAACCTGTTCCACATTCCGGGACAGGAGCGGGTGGCTACGCTGCTCACCGAGAATAGCTGTGCGGATCAGGTCTTCTTCTGCAACAGCGGAGCGGAAGCGAATGAAGCGGCCATCAAGCTGGCGCGCCGGTATCATCAGAAGGTGCAAGGTGTGGACCGTTATGAAGTCATTACGTTCGAGCAGTCCTTCCATGGACGTACGCTGGCTACACTGACAGCCACTGGACAGGCGAAGGTAAAAGAGGGCTTCCTGCCGCTTCCGGCAGGCTTCAAGACCGTTCCTCTCCATGATCTGGAGGCGCTGAAGGCAGCGATTACGGAGCATACAGCGGCGATCATGCTGGAGATGGTGCTGGCTGAGGGCGGCGTCCTTGAGGTGCAGCAGGAATTCCTGGATGGCGTCGTGGCACTATGCAAGGAGCACGGGCTGCTGCTGATCGTGGATGAAGTGCAGACCGGCATGGGCCGTACGGGCAAATTGTTCGCTCATCAGCATTACGGCATTGAGCCGGACATCTTCACCTTGGCCAAAGGTGTGGCGAGCGGCTTCCCAGCTGGTGTGATGCTCGGCAAAGGCTATCTGCGCGAGGCCTTCAGCCCGGGCAGCCACGCCAGTACCTTCGGCGGCACCCCGCTGGCGGCAGCGGTGATGGAAGCGACCATTGAGACCATGCTCGAAGATAAGCTGCCCGAGCGGGCTGCGGAGATGGGCGAATACTTAAGCGGACAGCTGAGAGCGAAGTTGGCGGACACTTCTTTTGTGAAGGAGATTCGCGGCAAAGGCTTGCTGATCGGCATTGAATGCCAGGAGCCGGTAGCCGAGATCGTTCTCGCCGGACAAAAGCGCGGACTGCTGTTTGTTCAAGCTGGCCCGGATGTGATACGGCTGCTGCCTAATCTGTATGTCAGCACGGCCGAGATTGATCAGGCGGTGGACATCCTATCGGAACTAATTCATACTTATGCTAACAAAGTAAGCGGGGAGGCAAATTCATGA
- the argB gene encoding acetylglutamate kinase codes for MTLEPIESQSQAGASGLFVMKCGGSTLAALPDSFFEDLRELQLSGNQPVIVHGGGPAISGNLEKLGIESRFVNGLRVTTEEVLDVVEMTLSGSINKAIVRRIQASGGQALGVSGVDGNLITARPVANHHEVGLVGEVSGVQAEIVTGILAMGYIPVIAPVGVDGDGQRYNINADTAAGAVASYIGSPSMIVVTDVPGIMRTVDGEKVVLPSVTVAQIEELIENGEIYGGMIPKVRAAMDCIQGQVSEVIIVDGKEPRVLSRVLKGEALGTRIVR; via the coding sequence ATGACGTTAGAACCGATAGAGTCTCAGTCGCAGGCGGGGGCCTCCGGGTTGTTCGTAATGAAATGCGGCGGGAGTACGCTGGCAGCGTTGCCGGATTCGTTCTTCGAGGATCTGCGGGAGCTGCAGCTCAGCGGGAACCAGCCTGTCATTGTCCATGGCGGCGGCCCGGCGATCTCCGGCAATCTGGAGAAGCTCGGCATTGAGAGCCGCTTCGTGAACGGCCTGCGGGTAACGACGGAAGAGGTGCTGGATGTGGTCGAGATGACCCTGTCCGGCAGCATCAACAAGGCGATTGTCCGGCGTATTCAGGCCAGCGGGGGACAGGCGCTCGGAGTATCGGGCGTAGACGGTAACCTGATTACGGCGCGTCCGGTGGCTAACCATCATGAAGTCGGTCTGGTGGGAGAGGTAAGCGGAGTCCAGGCAGAGATTGTGACGGGTATCCTGGCGATGGGCTATATTCCGGTTATTGCACCAGTAGGCGTAGATGGCGATGGCCAGCGGTACAACATCAATGCAGATACTGCCGCCGGAGCGGTGGCTTCTTATATAGGGTCACCGAGCATGATCGTGGTTACGGATGTGCCGGGCATTATGCGGACGGTGGACGGGGAGAAGGTCGTGCTTCCGTCCGTAACGGTGGCGCAGATCGAAGAGCTGATTGAGAACGGTGAAATCTACGGCGGAATGATTCCCAAGGTGCGTGCCGCCATGGACTGCATCCAGGGTCAGGTGTCCGAGGTTATTATTGTAGACGGCAAAGAGCCGCGTGTACTCAGCCGGGTGCTGAAGGGCGAAGCGCTGGGGACGCGGATTGTCCGTTAG
- the argJ gene encoding bifunctional ornithine acetyltransferase/N-acetylglutamate synthase, producing the protein MSEQPLYTVVEGGSITAPKGFTSGGLHCGLKKTERNDLAAILCEVPATAAAVYTTNVFQAAPLKVTRESLADGTLQAVIVNSGNANACTGDQGEADAYEMRAAAARYLGVNELDVAVASTGVIGELLKMDCVRSGIAGLPEKMDAGAAGAEEFSQAILTTDLVKKESCVKVTVGGTEVTIAGAAKGSGMIHPNMATMLGFMTTDVLIDGEDLLSLLRSATNTTFNMITVDGDTSTNDMLVTMASGLAGNEKLTRLHADWDAFAAAFTHVCQSLAMAIARDGEGATKLIEVQVNGAVHDEAAAAIAKTVVGSSLVKSAIFGADANWGRIIAAVGRAGVPVSPERVDIKLGEIEVLRGSRPVAFDEEQALHYLQKSDTVLITVTLSDGSGQATAWGCDLTYDYVRINAAYRT; encoded by the coding sequence ATGAGTGAGCAACCACTATATACCGTCGTAGAAGGCGGAAGTATTACTGCACCTAAGGGCTTCACCTCCGGTGGCCTGCACTGCGGTCTCAAAAAAACAGAGCGCAATGACCTTGCCGCGATTCTCTGTGAGGTGCCGGCTACGGCGGCTGCGGTGTATACGACCAATGTGTTTCAGGCGGCTCCGCTGAAGGTTACGCGGGAGAGTCTGGCGGACGGGACGCTGCAGGCGGTGATCGTGAACAGCGGCAATGCCAATGCCTGTACAGGGGATCAGGGCGAGGCGGATGCGTATGAGATGCGTGCGGCTGCTGCCCGTTATTTGGGTGTGAATGAGCTGGATGTCGCTGTCGCTTCCACGGGTGTGATCGGGGAGCTGCTGAAGATGGACTGTGTGCGCAGCGGGATTGCCGGATTGCCGGAGAAGATGGACGCAGGCGCTGCCGGTGCGGAGGAATTCAGCCAGGCGATTCTAACCACCGATCTGGTCAAAAAAGAAAGCTGCGTAAAAGTAACGGTAGGCGGTACAGAGGTTACGATTGCCGGAGCCGCGAAGGGTTCCGGGATGATTCACCCGAACATGGCGACGATGCTGGGCTTCATGACCACCGATGTGCTCATTGACGGCGAGGATTTGCTCAGCCTGCTGCGAAGCGCGACCAACACTACTTTTAATATGATTACTGTTGATGGTGATACCAGTACGAATGATATGCTGGTCACGATGGCCAGCGGACTTGCCGGCAATGAGAAGCTGACGCGTCTGCATGCGGACTGGGATGCTTTTGCAGCGGCGTTCACTCATGTGTGCCAGAGTCTGGCCATGGCGATTGCCCGTGACGGCGAAGGGGCCACGAAGCTGATTGAGGTGCAGGTGAACGGGGCGGTGCATGATGAGGCTGCGGCGGCGATTGCCAAGACCGTGGTCGGCTCAAGCCTGGTGAAGTCGGCGATCTTCGGTGCGGATGCCAATTGGGGGCGGATTATCGCGGCTGTAGGGCGCGCGGGCGTTCCGGTATCGCCGGAGCGGGTAGATATAAAGCTGGGTGAGATCGAGGTGCTGCGCGGATCGCGTCCGGTGGCTTTTGATGAGGAGCAGGCGCTGCATTATCTGCAAAAAAGCGATACCGTGCTGATCACGGTAACCTTGTCAGACGGCAGCGGGCAGGCTACAGCCTGGGGCTGTGACCTGACTTATGATTATGTGCGGATTAACGCGGCTTACCGTACGTAA
- a CDS encoding argininosuccinate synthase — protein sequence MPKEKIVLAYSGGLDTSVILKWLKETYDAEIIAFTADIGQKEELDGLEEKALATGASKVYIDDLRDEFANDFIYPMFQSGALYEGQYLLGTSIARPLIAKRMVDIAIAEGATAIAHGATGKGNDQVRFELNAAALSPSIKVIAPWRLEEFRNQFPGRAEMIAYAEANGIPVQASAAKPYSMDRNLLHISYESGVLEDPWFDPSAPENKEMFLLSNAPEDAPDEAEYLELDFLKGDCVALNGEALSPLQVMEKLNELGGKHGIGRVDMVENRFVGMKSRGVYETPGGTILFTAHRKMESITMDREVMNLRDSLITRYSTLVYNGFWFAPERIAMQALVKESQKNVTGTVRVKLYKGNIIGAGVKSPVSLYNPDIATMEADPTQAYDQGDATGFIRLNALRLKVSAGVAESNK from the coding sequence ATGCCAAAAGAAAAAATTGTACTCGCCTATTCCGGCGGGCTGGATACCTCAGTCATTCTGAAATGGCTGAAAGAAACGTATGATGCGGAGATTATTGCTTTTACAGCGGATATTGGTCAAAAAGAGGAATTGGACGGTCTGGAGGAAAAAGCACTAGCAACCGGCGCATCCAAAGTCTACATCGATGATCTGCGCGACGAGTTCGCGAATGACTTCATCTACCCGATGTTCCAGTCGGGCGCACTCTATGAGGGACAATATCTGCTGGGTACCAGCATTGCCCGTCCGCTGATCGCCAAGCGCATGGTGGATATCGCCATCGCCGAAGGCGCTACCGCCATTGCTCACGGAGCTACCGGCAAAGGTAACGACCAGGTGCGTTTTGAACTTAATGCCGCTGCGTTGTCACCGAGCATTAAGGTAATTGCGCCTTGGCGTCTGGAAGAGTTCCGCAACCAGTTCCCGGGCCGTGCCGAGATGATCGCGTACGCCGAAGCCAACGGTATTCCGGTACAAGCCTCAGCGGCTAAGCCGTACTCGATGGACCGCAATCTGCTGCATATCAGCTATGAGAGCGGCGTGCTGGAAGATCCTTGGTTCGATCCAAGCGCACCGGAGAACAAGGAAATGTTCCTGCTCTCGAATGCGCCGGAGGATGCGCCGGACGAGGCGGAATATCTGGAGCTGGACTTCCTCAAAGGTGACTGTGTAGCGCTGAACGGCGAAGCATTATCTCCGCTGCAAGTGATGGAGAAGCTGAATGAGCTGGGCGGCAAGCATGGGATCGGACGCGTGGATATGGTCGAGAACCGTTTTGTCGGCATGAAGAGCCGCGGCGTGTATGAGACTCCGGGCGGAACGATTCTGTTCACCGCTCACCGCAAAATGGAATCGATCACCATGGACCGTGAAGTGATGAACCTGCGTGACAGCCTGATCACCCGTTACAGCACGCTGGTGTATAACGGCTTCTGGTTCGCGCCGGAGCGGATTGCGATGCAGGCCCTGGTGAAGGAGAGCCAGAAGAACGTGACCGGTACGGTACGCGTGAAGCTCTACAAGGGCAACATCATCGGCGCCGGAGTCAAGAGTCCGGTCAGCCTGTACAACCCGGATATCGCCACGATGGAGGCAGACCCTACCCAAGCCTATGACCAGGGCGATGCGACCGGCTTCATCCGTCTGAATGCCTTGCGTCTGAAGGTATCGGCAGGCGTAGCGGAATCCAATAAGTAG
- the prfB gene encoding peptide chain release factor 2 (programmed frameshift) yields MGKKLTNLRGSLDLDLKLEIIANFEEKMAAPGFWDDSDQAQSVIGEMNVVKSVVDQFEKLQQDYDDAAMMAELADEEGDDALADEIAGTIRSISARVDEFELQLLLNQPYDKLNAILELHPGAGGTESQDWGQMLLRMYTRWAEKRGFKVDVLDYLPGDEAGIKSVTLLIKGHNVYGYLKAEKGVHRLVRISPFDSSGRRHTSFVSCDVVPEIADDVEVDIRTEDLKIDTYRASGAGGQHINTTDSAVRITHMPTGVVVTCQNERSQIKNREQAMKMLRSKLYERKIQEQQAHLDEIRGEQSEIAWGSQIRSYVFHPYSMVKDHRTSVETGNIGAVMDGDLDGFIDGYLRSQIKTETE; encoded by the exons ATGGGCAAGAAATTAACCAACCTTAGGGGGTCACTT GACTTAGACCTGAAGCTGGAGATTATAGCGAACTTTGAAGAGAAGATGGCGGCTCCCGGGTTCTGGGATGATTCTGATCAGGCGCAGAGCGTGATTGGCGAGATGAATGTCGTCAAGTCGGTGGTTGACCAATTCGAGAAGCTTCAGCAGGATTATGACGATGCTGCCATGATGGCGGAGCTGGCAGATGAGGAAGGCGACGACGCACTGGCTGATGAGATAGCCGGAACGATCCGCAGTATAAGCGCCCGAGTGGATGAGTTCGAGCTGCAGTTGCTGCTCAATCAGCCTTACGATAAACTGAATGCCATTCTGGAGCTGCATCCGGGGGCAGGTGGTACCGAGTCTCAGGACTGGGGCCAAATGCTGCTGCGCATGTACACACGCTGGGCGGAGAAGCGGGGCTTCAAGGTGGATGTGCTTGATTATCTGCCGGGCGATGAAGCGGGGATCAAGAGTGTAACTTTATTAATTAAAGGCCACAATGTATATGGGTACCTCAAGGCAGAGAAGGGCGTTCACCGGCTGGTGCGCATTTCGCCTTTTGACTCCTCAGGCAGACGGCATACCTCCTTCGTATCCTGCGATGTGGTACCGGAGATTGCAGACGATGTTGAGGTGGATATCCGTACGGAAGATCTGAAGATTGATACGTACCGGGCCAGCGGCGCGGGCGGTCAGCACATCAATACTACGGACTCAGCGGTGCGGATTACGCATATGCCAACCGGCGTGGTAGTCACGTGTCAGAATGAGCGTTCACAGATCAAGAACCGGGAGCAGGCAATGAAGATGCTGCGTTCCAAGCTCTATGAGCGCAAAATTCAGGAGCAGCAGGCACATCTGGACGAGATCCGCGGGGAACAATCCGAGATTGCCTGGGGCAGCCAGATTCGTTCTTATGTGTTCCATCCTTACAGTATGGTGAAGGATCACCGCACCTCTGTAGAGACAGGCAACATTGGAGCGGTAATGGACGGCGATCTGGACGGGTTCATTGACGGCTATCTGCGGAGCCAGATCAAGACGGAAACTGAATAA
- the argC gene encoding N-acetyl-gamma-glutamyl-phosphate reductase: protein MTGKLRAAIVGSTGYGGVELIRLLQGHPDIEITSVISSSSAGVPIEEGFPHLTGVVQRKLDGVDAAEIASRADVVFTATPSGVSAKLVPGLLEAGLKVVDLSGDFRLKDGAEYEQWYKHPAPPEAYLKQAVYGLCEVYGERAAGVDFISNPGCYPTATLLGLIPALEAGWIKPDSIIIDAKSGVSGAGRGTSLMVHFAEMNENFKAYKINKHQHIPEIEQVLTDIAGEKVTVTFTTHLVPMTRGIMTTMYAGLNGEHSEQDLVELYRNYYAGRPYVRVREPGVVPATKEVSGSNYCDIGFATDARTGRVTIVSVIDNIVKGAAGQAIQNLNLMMGWEETRGLGYTPVYP, encoded by the coding sequence GTGACAGGCAAGCTGAGAGCGGCAATTGTCGGATCAACAGGTTATGGGGGCGTGGAGCTGATCAGGCTGCTGCAGGGCCACCCTGATATAGAGATTACTTCAGTGATTTCCTCTTCGAGTGCGGGTGTGCCGATTGAGGAGGGTTTTCCGCATTTAACAGGAGTGGTACAGCGCAAGCTGGATGGTGTTGATGCAGCAGAGATTGCGAGCCGAGCGGATGTTGTATTCACTGCTACCCCTTCGGGAGTGAGCGCGAAGCTGGTGCCCGGGCTGCTGGAAGCCGGACTCAAGGTTGTCGATCTGTCCGGGGACTTCCGGTTGAAGGATGGCGCGGAGTATGAGCAGTGGTATAAGCACCCGGCTCCTCCAGAAGCTTATCTGAAGCAGGCGGTATACGGTTTATGCGAGGTGTACGGCGAACGTGCGGCCGGAGTGGATTTCATCTCGAATCCGGGATGTTACCCGACAGCTACGCTGCTGGGACTGATTCCTGCACTTGAGGCAGGCTGGATCAAGCCGGACAGCATCATTATTGATGCGAAATCCGGGGTGTCCGGGGCAGGGCGGGGAACGAGCCTGATGGTGCATTTTGCCGAGATGAATGAGAACTTCAAAGCTTACAAAATCAACAAACATCAGCATATCCCGGAAATTGAGCAGGTGCTGACCGATATCGCCGGGGAGAAAGTAACAGTAACGTTCACTACGCATCTGGTGCCGATGACCCGGGGGATTATGACTACGATGTATGCCGGACTGAATGGCGAACACAGCGAGCAGGATCTGGTGGAATTATACCGTAACTATTATGCAGGCAGGCCGTATGTGCGGGTGCGTGAGCCCGGCGTGGTTCCGGCGACGAAAGAAGTCAGCGGATCGAATTACTGCGATATCGGCTTTGCTACAGACGCGCGTACTGGACGGGTTACCATTGTGTCGGTTATCGACAATATCGTTAAGGGCGCCGCAGGGCAAGCGATTCAGAACCTCAATTTGATGATGGGATGGGAGGAAACCCGCGGGCTTGGTTACACACCAGTGTATCCATAA